A stretch of Carboxydothermus pertinax DNA encodes these proteins:
- a CDS encoding MBL fold metallo-hydrolase, which yields MEIDRLDRELREKTAYGIELARERFRSRKNLQSTKENYLLFAGTGGNPEAVLTQTPHTAGFIIKFEEFFMWVDPGPSAIMRARELNIDLGSLTAVYISHGHQDHYGGAEPIIEGMCWGMFARRGFLLAPGKVLDDRMISPFHQGINTGFYSGGPEVVALKAGVPVELGTAVLTPVKAYHGEENYGFILKYKNLTIGYTSDTNYILSYKSFKGIKKVERMGPVGDFIEVEGYREDIKKAYEGVDILIANVTAHNSWMHRHLTTLGLVHLLQGSKVKLAFLTHFNYCCLYPEDLREKMARYVEEKTGIKTLAGIDGLKIELNPEEL from the coding sequence ATGGAGATAGATAGACTAGACCGGGAACTTCGAGAAAAAACTGCTTATGGAATTGAGCTGGCCCGGGAGCGATTTAGAAGCAGAAAAAATCTTCAAAGTACGAAGGAAAATTATCTTTTGTTTGCGGGTACTGGTGGAAATCCCGAGGCAGTTTTAACCCAGACTCCTCATACGGCAGGGTTTATTATAAAGTTTGAGGAGTTTTTTATGTGGGTTGATCCCGGACCTTCAGCAATCATGCGGGCAAGGGAGCTAAACATTGATCTTGGAAGCCTGACTGCGGTTTATATTTCCCATGGCCATCAGGATCATTACGGTGGAGCTGAACCGATAATTGAGGGCATGTGCTGGGGCATGTTTGCCCGGCGGGGTTTTCTTCTAGCTCCAGGAAAAGTTTTAGATGATCGGATGATAAGCCCCTTTCATCAGGGGATAAATACCGGTTTTTATTCCGGGGGACCGGAGGTTGTAGCTCTTAAAGCAGGGGTACCGGTAGAGTTAGGGACGGCAGTTTTAACACCGGTAAAAGCCTATCATGGCGAAGAAAATTATGGTTTTATCTTAAAATATAAAAATCTAACAATTGGTTATACCAGTGATACCAATTACATTTTAAGTTACAAAAGCTTTAAGGGAATAAAAAAGGTGGAACGTATGGGGCCAGTAGGTGATTTTATTGAGGTGGAAGGGTATCGGGAAGACATTAAAAAAGCTTATGAAGGTGTGGATATCTTAATTGCTAACGTTACTGCCCACAACTCCTGGATGCACCGCCATTTAACTACTTTGGGACTTGTCCATCTTTTGCAAGGGAGTAAAGTAAAGCTTGCCTTTTTAACCCACTTTAATTATTGCTGTCTTTATCCGGAAGATTTAAGGGAAAAAATGGCCCGGTATGTAGAGGAAAAGACCGGGATTAAAACTCTTGCAGGAATAGATGGTTTAAAAATTGAGTTAAATCCGGAGGAATTATGA
- a CDS encoding DUF1405 domain-containing protein: MSKIFQVIEDYLKQPRKKNYVLILLFINFIGSIWGYWWYWGQLLKEPFYLWPLIPDSPMSTTLISLALWFIFIRREITGLTFWAGIMCFKYGFWALGVLIQFWIFSGRIEPVEVMLFLSHLGMIIESIIYVKNLPVKKKAYFFGIGWLFFEDIVDWGFGLHPYLFLEKQFFFAVILAISLSVLITVYFRKLAHIN, from the coding sequence TTGAGTAAGATTTTTCAAGTTATTGAAGATTATTTAAAACAACCCCGGAAAAAAAATTATGTCCTTATTTTACTTTTTATTAATTTTATTGGAAGTATCTGGGGATACTGGTGGTATTGGGGCCAGCTTTTAAAGGAGCCTTTTTATCTATGGCCGCTAATTCCCGATAGTCCGATGTCGACCACTTTAATTTCCCTTGCTTTATGGTTTATTTTTATTCGACGGGAAATAACCGGATTAACTTTCTGGGCAGGGATAATGTGTTTTAAGTACGGTTTTTGGGCGCTAGGGGTATTAATCCAGTTCTGGATTTTCTCCGGTAGGATTGAGCCGGTCGAGGTAATGTTGTTTTTAAGCCACCTAGGTATGATTATCGAAAGCATTATCTATGTAAAAAATTTACCTGTGAAGAAAAAAGCCTATTTTTTTGGAATCGGCTGGCTTTTCTTTGAAGATATCGTAGATTGGGGCTTTGGCTTACATCCATATCTTTTTTTAGAGAAGCAGTTTTTCTTTGCAGTAATTTTAGCAATAAGCTTAAGTGTCCTAATCACGGTTTATTTTAGAAAATTGGCTCATATAAATTAA
- a CDS encoding acyltransferase, which translates to MRKLLEHPKPGPENSMYYWRRYVGFFKVARNFIVISLGRYIPFLGLKRWLYRYGLGMRIGENVSLGLMMMPDVLFPELIEIGDNSVIGYNATILTHEFRVDTFKTGAVKIGRNVLIGANVTILAGIEIGDGAMIGAGAVVTKDIPPKVLAAGAPARVVKKLE; encoded by the coding sequence ATGAGAAAATTATTGGAACACCCAAAGCCAGGGCCGGAAAACTCCATGTACTACTGGAGGAGATATGTGGGGTTTTTTAAAGTAGCCAGGAATTTTATAGTGATTAGTCTTGGCAGGTACATTCCTTTTTTAGGGTTAAAAAGGTGGTTATACCGGTATGGCTTAGGGATGAGAATTGGAGAAAACGTAAGTTTGGGCTTAATGATGATGCCCGATGTGCTTTTTCCGGAATTAATTGAAATCGGGGATAACAGTGTAATAGGCTATAATGCTACCATCTTAACCCATGAATTTCGCGTCGATACCTTTAAAACCGGTGCGGTAAAAATTGGGCGCAATGTTTTAATTGGGGCTAATGTTACGATCTTAGCCGGGATAGAAATTGGCGATGGGGCAATGATAGGGGCAGGGGCGGTGGTAACAAAAGATATTCCCCCAAAAGTGCTGGCAGCGGGCGCTCCCGCCCGGGTGGTGAAAAAGCTTGAGTAA